One Gossypium hirsutum isolate 1008001.06 chromosome A11, Gossypium_hirsutum_v2.1, whole genome shotgun sequence genomic window carries:
- the LOC107955865 gene encoding uncharacterized protein translates to MSQDHQKLDAKSICNCIMPLVKDNPIIPVSTLIADMQARFQYRVSYRKAWLAKQMAMQQLYGVWDESYNELQGWILAMVEYIPRTIVDLQTLPYRGPNGQLELGRRDFHRLFGLSIHILLIAVAQDGNENVLPIAFAIVESENSESWAYFIQNLRRHVVREDNICIISNRSKGLVATIRQSEVPWRSVYCICHIAVNFHNQYKNKDWCKRTVNMGYELEAHRFRHKLVRLETDMAGSNPPLR, encoded by the exons ATGTCTCAAGACCACCAGAAATTGGATGCCAAAAGTATTTGCAACTGCATCATGCCACTAGTGAAAGATAATCCAATAATTCCTGTGTCAACATTGATTGCAGACATGCAAGCTCGATTTCAGTACAGAGTTTCATATAGGAAAGCGTGGTTGGCGAAACAAATGGCTATGCAACAATTGTACGGCGTCTGGGATGAGTCATACAATGAACTTCAGGGTTGGATTTTAGCGATGGTGGAGTACATCCCAAGAACTATCGTGGACTTGCAAACATTGCCTTATAGAGGCCCTAATGGACAATTGGAACTGGGGAGAAGAGATTTTCATCGACTGTTTGGACTTTCGATCCAT ATACTTCTGATTGCGGTTGCACAAGACGGTAACGAAAATGTACTACCAATCGCTTTTGCCATCGTGGAGTCTGAGAACTCTGAATCGTGGGCGTATTTCATTCAGAACTTACGGAGACATGTTGTCAGGGAAGACAACATTTGCATTATCTCCAACAGATCGAAGGGTCTTGTTGCTACGATTCGACAATCTGAGGTTCCATGGAGGTCCGTCTATTGTATTTGTCACATCGCTGTCAACTTCCACAATCAGTATAAGAACAAAGATTGGTGCAAACGAACTGTGAACATGG GATACGAGCTGGAAGCACACCGTTTCAGACATAAGTTGGTGAGGTTAGAGACTGATATGGCGGGGTCCAATCCTCCTCTCAGATAA